The Lampris incognitus isolate fLamInc1 chromosome 4, fLamInc1.hap2, whole genome shotgun sequence genome segment gtcgtatgctttctctaaatctacaaaaacacaacgtaactccttctgaccttctgtatacttctcaataaacattctcaaagcaaacatcgcatctgtagtgctccttcatggcatgaaaccatactgctgctcgctgattgtcacctctcctcttaacctagcttctattactctttcctataggtcatgctgtggctgatcaacattatacctctgtagttgctacagttctgcacattgcccttattcttgaaaatcggtaccagtatgtttcttatCCATGCCTCAGgcaccctctcactttccaagattgtgttaaacaatctagttaaaactccactgccatctctcctaaacatctccatgcctccacaggtatgtcatctggaccaactgtcatccactcttcatcttcttcatagctgccctcacttcctccttactaatccaccgcaattcctgattcactatccccacatcatccaaccttctctctctctctctctcgttctcttttcttcattcatcagcccctcaaagtattccttccaccttctcaacacactttcctcggttgtcagcacatttccatctctatcctttatcaccctaacctgctatacatacttcccagctcggtccctctgtctagccaatcagtacaagtccttttctccttccttagtgtctaacctgtcatacaactcaccatatgcctttccctttccctttgccacctctctctttgctttatgctgcctctccttgtactcttgtctactttcttcatctctctgactttcccacttcttttttttgccaacctctttactctgtatactttgctctacttcctcactccaccaccaagtctccttgtcttacttcctctgtccagatgacacaccaagtaccttcccagctgtctctctcactatttctgcagtagttgaccagccatccagcaactcttcactaccaccagtgcctgttttaactcctccctgaactccacacaagtcttccttcttcaacttccaccatttgatcattggctctgcattcactctcttcctctatttggtctccaaagtcatcctacagaccaccgtctgatgctgcctagctacattcgcccctgtcaccaccttgcagtctccaatccttttcagatcatgcctcctgcataagatatagtccacctgtgtgcactttcctccactcttgtacatcaccctgtgttcctccctcttcttgaaatatgtattcacctcagccatttccatccttttcacaaaatccaccaccatttgtCCTCCAACAttgctctccttgacaccatacctgcccatcgtctcatcacctctgttcccttcaccaacatgatcattgaagtccgctccaatcaccactctctcctccgtgggtaccctctccaccacttcatccaactcactccagaattcttctttctcttctatctcacacccaactctcacaccttcaatttccagcttcatactcatcactctgtctgacactctcttcacctccaacactcttgacatactcttcctttagaattacccctaccccatttctcctcccatctgaaccacggtagaagagtttgaagccacctccaatgctcctggccttacttcccttccacctggtcccttgcacacacagtatatctaccttccttctctccatcatatcagccagctctctgcctttaccaatcatagtgtcaacattcaaagGTCTGACTCTCACCcctacactcttacccttcctcctcttctgctgcctctggacatgccttctccctctccttcacccaacagtagcatagtttccactggcaccctgctagccaacagtaccggcggcggtcgttggtaacctgggaaatctgatttatgacccgcatatttgatttggcaaagggtttaagccggatgcccttcctgattcaACCCTCCCCATACATCCAGGCTTGGGATGATCTGTTTGATTTTGGTAAGCTTAGGAGCCAGAATTAAGAAAACTATTAACTGTTGTCAGTGCTAGCTCATTGTCATGCCTATATCAATTGGACCCAGTGGGCCAGCTGAAAGCCACTCATGTTCTTCCTACTCTTTTGGTACCCAACTGCTTCTGCATACTTTCACCCAGAAACCTCATTCTAAACTTTAAAGCATCCAGCTTCTTTGGTAGAGGTGTACAGTTACCGTTTTCATTGACGTCTCATAGTTTTTGAGAAAGTAAAACCTTTAAATTTAGATTTTCCCAGATCAAAAGTTTAGATTTCTTTTCTGCCTCTttcatatagtttttttttttacttgcctaGATAAATTTTCTCAGTTCCagatgtgtttatcctgctatgcttgcaTCACTTGGTCACACACTCAGCTCAGCATTTATTGGCTTTTCATCTTTAGATGGTACCCAACTCACAAAAATTATATAAGGTTTAGTTGCTCTTTAAACATGAACTCAAGAGGCATCTTGCAGGACCGGAACTGTGATAGTGCATCTTTTCAACATTATAAATAATGTATTTCTTCGCTTATCTTTAAATTCATATATCCCGTTATCCTTTTTAAGTTGTGTTGATTTTGAAGATGTTTCTTTTACccgttggttgttatagttttttGCATGTGCGTACCCCTGGAAGGACAACGGTCTCCGTGCTGTCAGCCAATGAAGATTTTAACAAAAAATAAAGATTACAGCTAGTGTGAGAAGTTTTCTGAGCCTTTTCTCCAGTAGTCAGCTCAACCACTTTTCTTCCACAGGTGGTGAAGTAACATTTATACTTCTCAATTCCAGTGTTCCCACTTTTTTTCCTCATGTATTTTGTTTTCATTACAATTATATTGAACATAGCAAAACCCAGAGTTAATATTTTTCATCTTTAGATAGGAGACAGCTTATCTATATTTCATAATACATTTTGTCAACTATGCTCTCTAGCTCATATTCTACTAAGGTCTGATCAAAGTCCAATCAAAAAATTacaatgggcatccgggtggtgtggcagtctattccattgcctaccaacacggggatcgccagttcgaatccccgttacctccagcttggtcggttgcccttcagacacaattggcatgtctgcgggtgggaagccgggtgtgggtatgtgacctggttgctaaattagcgcctcctctggttggtcggggcacctgctcaggggggagggggaactgggggggatagcgtaatcctcccacacgctacgtcccccctggcgaaactcctcactgtcaggtgaaaagaagcggctggcgactccacatgtatcggaggaggcatgtggtagtctgcagccctccccggctcagcagaggagatggagcagtgatcgggacggctcggaagaatggggtaattggccaagtacaattgggggaaaaaagggagacaaatccaaaaaaaaaaaaattacgatGGCACTTTTCATTAAGGTTTCACCAAATGGAGCAAGAATTTGTGAGTCTTTAAAAATGCAAACAATAAACAAACCTTGGAAAATCCCATTTACAACCCCCAATTAAGTGCATATTTCTTAAGATTAATTTCATGCTACATAAGCTTGTGTTTTACAGACAACTGAAACGCGGTTTGCTTGTGACGTAATCAATATACAAATTAACCCCACGTATACCCACCCAATGTAGCAGCCATCTTAGTTTGCTATGGCTTTGACCGAAGGCAAGTTTAAGTGGGTAGTACTAAAAGGAAAGTACTGCAACATCAACAGAAAACCAGATCTTCCATAGACTTGGTAGGGGTTTGAACAACTGTGAATTTTCTGGTTTCTGTGGCTCACAGCGAGGGTGTGAATCGCCAAAGATGAGTGCTCTTAATTGTTGTAACTTGGGGCCAATGTTTATGTGGTAATATTATTTATTACAGAAAAAACTTTAACGTACTTCATTTGTTACCATTTTTCATTCGCTCTGGTGCAAGGTGAATGAAATATCCCTTATTGACCAAATGTCAAATCCAATTATACTTGAATAAAAAGCCACAAAACAATATGAATTGTGCCAGTTAATTTGAACATTGCATTCAAAGCCTTTCATACTTTGAAATACTGGTTGAGCAACATTATGTTCCGTTTCCAAGCGTGTCATTGTTAGAGCATCACTATGTGCACTTTCAAACTGCACAGAAACATAAATAATGACACTTTACATTGATAAATCAACATGTTATTGTAGGGATAGCATTACAGTATTTTACTGTCGTGAATTCTGTTCCATAGTCCCAGTTTACACCCTCCCTGTGTTGTGGAATTTCCCACTGAAGTGTCCATGATAGCGCAGGTCAAAGGGACTGATTACCCTCCTGCAACCCAGCATGTTGCCTTGAGCTATCTCCTTGAAGGTCCAGGGATTCTGGTTGTCCTGTTCCATGTCTGCCTGCTTCTGGTGCATGGCCTCCAGACTCTCTCGGCTCATTACCTGTTACACAGCCCAAAGAGAAAGGTCGACACGTTAATtatattattttgtttttatcttaAATCGTTTTCCACCCTTTTGTCTTAAACCAGActaatagaccccccccccattctccccaattgcacttttggccaattaccccactctccgagccatcccagtcactgctccaacccctctgccgagccggggagggctgcagactaccacatgcctcctctgatacatgtggtcaccagccgcttcttttcacctgacagcaaggagtttcgccagggggacgtagcgcctaggaggatcacactattccccccagttcgccctcccccccgaacaggcgcctcgaccgactagaggaggcgctagtgcagcgaccaggagacatatccacatctggcttcccacctgcagacacggccaattgtgtctgcaggaacgcctgaccaagccagaggtaacacagggatttgaactggcgatccccatgttggtaggcaacggaatagatcgctatgctacctggacacaccAGACCAACAGATTTATTGTCGGTCATCGGGCCTCATGCAACAAAATTCCCTTAATTTTATTCATTTCCTTTACAGAGTAAACGAAGCAAGATGGGAAAAAACGTTGAGAACCCCTACCTCCTTGCCGCCACACCTACACATCACCACCCCTGCCCACTAATAAAATTTCTAGGGGGTAACACTGGTTAGTATGTACTTTTAAAACAGATCTGTGCATGCAAACATTTGTTGCATGAGGACTAAAGGATAGTAAGATAAAAATCCATATCAGAATACATTCTTACTGCCATAACATCAATGTTCAAATAACCCTCATTGGTGAAATTTTTGAGATACGAGTGAGGTGATAAAAAGGGGGCTCTGTCCATTTGTAAACTCACCTTGGCAGGAAAGGGCAACTTCCTGGCCACTTGCGTCAACATTGGCTCTACCTCCGCCAGCTCCACCTGTCCTCCCACTTCCACAATGAAACGACCATAGCGGACAGGCGTTACATAGTGGTCGATGGCTCCCTTTCCACCACCCATACGCTGTCCCAGGCCTTTACGGGTAATGGGCTTGTATGGACCATTGATGCGCCAGCGAGCAAATGTAGTGCGGGGGTCCATCTTACGGTTGATGGTCAAGCGAATCATCTCTATGTGTCCCCAATGCAGGTAGCCCCCTCCCATGGCCTGAGGACCGGAGAGAGAAATCACTGTGTTATGTCATGACAAACTGCTCGTTTCCCCCTTGCAATGGTTATCACATTTAGTTAGTATAAAAAAAGTAAAACCCACTGTAAAACCCACTGATGTGCACCCCAGAGTGACTATAGATATGTTTAATCAGACTTATGCTTGCTGCAAGCCAGATAAAATCTTTACACTGGCATGGGTGTGTGTCCAAAACAACCAGTTGTTATGAGGGAGCCTGCACCAACATGAGTGataattgcttaaaaaaaaaaaagacaaacttgtTATGGGTTGTTTTTTTATGTCCGCAGGCATAAAAACAGCCAAGATGGCTAGAAGAAGTATATGAATGGAAACACAAAGTGTGAGGATTCAAAAATTACACATCACAGCATATGGCGTAATGATGCTGCAATTAGGGAAATTATGATAACCTGACAGAGATGGTAACCGAGAATGAGAATTGAGTAATAACCCACAAAAGATTACAAGCAGTGACAAAACAATCTTAGCTGTGATATAACTTTGGTTTATCACAGCTTGAAGTGGGTTAGGGATTTTATAAGATGGTTATTGCATATTTCTACATATTATGAGAATTCCTTATAAATTGTAGATCATTTCGATTGatcaacaaacaacaaaaaagtccCTAAACCTGTGACTGTTCTGATCACAGCAACAATATCTTTGCTCGGCAGCTATTTAGGCTACAGCTACAAGCTCAGTCCCTAACATGGAAGAGCACAGCAAAAGGCACAGAATATTGCTtcagagaaaaacaaacaacaattctATCAATTCATTGACTTGGACAGTGTGCAATGATCCTAACAAATAAAATGCATCATAACAAATAACTTACCTTCAGGTGTTGGACATTAACATAAAAATCTTGCAGTATATATTATTAACCTTCAGTTTAAAGGGAGTGAAAGGGTTAAgagtgaatcccccccccccccggaacaccaGTCAAAACACTTAATGGCCCAACTCATCTACTGTATTTTTTTAGAGCCTAGGTCTGTCATAAGCTGATCCCCCTTTAttctattttgttttgtttttatttttttaacaaatAATATGAAGCTTAAGAGACTGGCATAAGGGATTTCTATCACTGCTATCAACCAGTCAGAGCTGGATCAGACCGACATTTGTTTTACATGCCACAAATCATCACAAATCTCAAGATATGAGTCCCTTGCCTTGGGAAGAGTATGAACTAGAATAGATGAAATCTTGTCCACAGACTTCAATGCCAGCAACTGCTGTCTTGCATATTACTACGTCATCTTATTGCATGTTTGAAGAATTATGGATCTTAATGTGCCCAGCATCTGTGACACTAACAGATGACAGAAAGAAAGCAGACAAGGATTCGCAGGATGTTCTACAAACACTAATCAATACATATTAAAGCTTAAAAGGCTCATAAAATCACATAAAAATTAGATAGGCAAATTAATGTGAAGATCGAGTTTTTTGGACAGTGGCAGAAAGATATAGTCCATGAGTTGATGCTCACTAAAGGACAACAatgtttaataaaaaaaaaaacactcaccaCAATAGCATACTGTCCTGTAGTGAAAGCGATGGAGGTCTTCGCCGGGCCCTGGATGTCCTCCAGTTTTCTCCTTTCCTTCTTGGCTTTCTTAAAGTTGGGCACCTTGTTAAGGAATTTAAGTTTGGGCTTCTCTGGCAGCACCACATCTTCAAAGGTATAAAATAGGGATGAGAAACAAAGGTGAGCTATATGTAAGGAGGAACAAACAGATCACATGTACAGTAGAAAACATGGGCCCTCTACACCTGACATCAACACACGTCTCTGTTGTCCACAATGAGACCTGATTGCGCTGTCTGATACAAAACGCAGGTCACCACGTGCATCACTCCCCAAGCAGTGTTTACCATTTTTGAAGAAAACCTGCATCCACAAAGCAAGGTTATGTCTgcctttattggccatgtaggtttgcactacatggaatttgaatgCAGTTTCACGGCTCTCTCGGCGTATTTAATACAGAATAACATTAtaacacaacaatattcagatatatacacaaggatttactatatacaggtgaaataagaggtgataaagtgcaatgatgcagagaacatatcagagatgctgaaataaatattagcaggttacttacatatatgccagaggtagatggacatgacagagtgtaccagtatatgtacaatgtatacagtacagtatataccaaaTTGTtgaatttatttgacagtgttaagcattcatttgaatgacagcccacggaaagaaactgtttttatagcaGGTTGTtttggtgtttgttttttttataccaCAAGATAATCAGAAACTGTGTTGGACAAGCTAAGAATAACCCTTAAGTCAAATAATTGCTCACAGTTGTGATGGATGACTTATCAATTGAGATGGTAAAGACACGGGTTATAGTGTAAGTAGGCATAATTAAATTTATTGTAGATTACTGTATTTCCAAGAAATTAACATGACAGCTTGTGTTGTCAATAAAACCCATTTTGTCAGAGAAACTTCATTTATATTTTCAATGTACTTGTGCTTGTTAGGTCCCCCCCACTCATCGAGCTGTGTTTGGATGCACACACAGTAAATTTGTAAATGCTGCTCATGTAGATGCTGAATGTGGATAGGATTACAATTACACCTTATAAAAATGTGGTCAAAATATTACATTTACACCTTATCAAAATGTGGTCACAATACGTCCCCGACTGCCTACAAAGATGGTTTTGGCAATGTGACCACAATGCATCTTGGGGTGAATTTAAACCTGCATTTCTGTGAGATTAACCAATATCTGATTACAATCCATGATACACATGTTAATGTTAAGTGCAAAGGGGGCCATATGCCTCAACACAAAAAAGGCAAACGTATAAACTGAGGTCACAAAGTTTGGCAAACAGCTGTTTCTCGTAACTGAAGATCAGCTTGCAGTGAAAGGCGATAAGAATGCTTTGCAAATCAAGAACGTCGTTCTACATTGACGAGCATGTTTTGACAAACCTTCCAGTCCAATATTCGGTATACAACTTTAAACTTTCAGTCACATAGAGTAGATTCCATAAAAAAGATGCATGATTACCACTGAAGTCTGGAGGTATTTCATATGTCTTCAGTCCAACACACAGGACCTTCATGTGGTTCTGCAAAGTACCTGTGTAACAAACCGAGGTACAAAAACCACGTTAGGTCGACGCGTCACATGCTTGCTAACTGCTCATTAGCACTTTATCAAAATTAACGACATGAGAATTAGAGGCAAAGGCACACAAATTGTGTTAGCACTGCGAGGGTTTCTGTGTAACGGCACAATACATCTTACGTGCTAAGGCTCACGGTAGCTTCAATGTTAGCTAATGCTATACCTTGTAGCAGACCGGCGGACCAACAGGTCCTGGCCAGCGCGCCGACGGCAGATTTGACTGAGATCATAACGCCACGTCACAAGAGCCCCTGGGCTATACGCATAAAACAACTACGCTAAATAACTTTTATTATAAAATTCATTCCAAGTGTCACGCCGCTCTACACAAGGTCGCTGCCATAGCTGGAGAGCTCAATCAACATCCGGCGCGctgttcttcttcgtcttcctctGATTCCTTTTACGGTGGTTGCAAACTAC includes the following:
- the mrpl16 gene encoding 39S ribosomal protein L16, mitochondrial — its product is MISVKSAVGALARTCWSAGLLQGTLQNHMKVLCVGLKTYEIPPDFSDVVLPEKPKLKFLNKVPNFKKAKKERRKLEDIQGPAKTSIAFTTGQYAIVAMGGGYLHWGHIEMIRLTINRKMDPRTTFARWRINGPYKPITRKGLGQRMGGGKGAIDHYVTPVRYGRFIVEVGGQVELAEVEPMLTQVARKLPFPAKVMSRESLEAMHQKQADMEQDNQNPWTFKEIAQGNMLGCRRVISPFDLRYHGHFSGKFHNTGRV